The following DNA comes from Thermogemmatispora onikobensis.
CGTAGACGCTATGCGTAGAGGAACAGCCCTACTCCTCCTGCTGATCGTCATCCTGGCGGCCTGCGCGGCCTATATTGACTGGCCCACTACGCCGGGTATCCACATTCTGGGGATCAACCACGACTTCAAGGTCAATCTGGGACTGGATCTGCAGGGAGGCGTCCGCGCCTTGTTGGTGCCTGCTAATTCCAACGAGCAGGTGACCGACGAGACTATTCAGGCCGCCCGCAACCTGATTGAGCAGCGCGTCAATGGCGGCCTGGGTGTCTCAGAACCAAGCATCCGCGTGCAGCAGAACGGCAATCAATACAGCATCTCTGTGGAGCTGCCGGGCTTTAACACGGGCAATCAGACCCAGGCTCTGCAGACGCTTCTGCAGGCGGGCAATCTCGAATTCTGGGATACGGGTTCGACGCCGCTCACCGAGAACAGCACCTTCGATCCCAGCCAATACACCAGCACCAACCCCGGCGGCAAGCCCTGGTTTACTGGCAAGGATCTCGACCCCAGCCAGATCGGCGTAAGCACAGACTCGTCGGGCCAGCTGCAGATCAACTTTGCTATGAAGGGTGACGCCGTTTCGAAATTTGGCCAGTTCACTCAGCAGCATATCGGCGACTATCTGACCGTCACCCTCGACCGCAAGGTGATCCAGTCTGCTGTTATTCAGAGCGCTATCAACGGTCCAGGGGTCATTACCGGTCGCTTCACTCTCCAGGAGGCTCAGTCTATCGCCACCGTCCTGCGCTACGGG
Coding sequences within:
- the secD gene encoding protein translocase subunit SecD yields the protein MRRGTALLLLLIVILAACAAYIDWPTTPGIHILGINHDFKVNLGLDLQGGVRALLVPANSNEQVTDETIQAARNLIEQRVNGGLGVSEPSIRVQQNGNQYSISVELPGFNTGNQTQALQTLLQAGNLEFWDTGSTPLTENSTFDPSQYTSTNPGGKPWFTGKDLDPSQIGVSTDSSGQLQINFAMKGDAVSKFGQFTQQHIGDYLTVTLDRKVIQSAVIQSAINGPGVITGRFTLQEAQSIATVLRYGALPIALKIASLETVGPTLGTDSIQKSLIAGAIGLSMVVLFMLLYYRLPGLLADLALALYAGLTFAVFKLIGVTLTLAGIAGFILSIGMAVDANVLIFERVKEELRAGRLLAAAIDAGWKRAWPSIRDSNFSTIITCLVLFFFGNTFGATIISGFATTLILGVLISMFTAITVTRTFLNVLVPTGVINHPALFGLPAGSIAAATGGRRSSL